A window of the Loxodonta africana isolate mLoxAfr1 chromosome 3, mLoxAfr1.hap2, whole genome shotgun sequence genome harbors these coding sequences:
- the BOLA1 gene encoding bolA-like protein 1 — protein MLSGRLVASLVSMAGRVCLSRGSAGAGTVGPVEAAIRAKLEQALSPEVLELRNESGGHAVPPGSETHFRVAVVSSRFEGLSPLQRHRLVHDALSEELAGPVHALAIQARTPAQWRENPQLDTSPPCLGGDKKTRGTP, from the coding sequence ATGCTGAGTGGGCGGCTGGTCGCGAGTCTGGTCTCCATGGCCGGCCGCGTCTGTCTGTCCCGGGGCAGCGCGGGAGCGGGGACCGTCGGTCCGGTGGAAGCTGCCATTCGCGCGAAGTTGGAGCAGGCTTTGAGCCCCGAGGTACTGGAGCTGCGCAATGAGAGCGGCGGCCACGCGGTCCCACCAGGCAGCGAGACGCATTTCCGCGTGGCAGTGGTGAGCTCTCGCTTCGAGGGACTAAGTCCTTTGCAACGGCACCGTCTGGTCCACGACGCGCTGTCAGAGGAGCTGGCGGGTCCGGTGCACGCACTGGCCATCCAGGCGCGGACCCCAGCCCAGTGGAGGGAAAACCCTCAACTGGACACGAGCCCCCCTTGCCTCGGTGGAGACAAGAAAACTCGAGGAACCCCATGA